A region from the Salminus brasiliensis chromosome 22, fSalBra1.hap2, whole genome shotgun sequence genome encodes:
- the LOC140544143 gene encoding neurexophilin-1-like, with translation MRSPEGLALLLFSGTVCLSVLGQPHAQDHSSPVQSDAADAELQDGAAPFPRWKRSINTKIPSSFLLELNSRFPKDAKQEHSDGRAQSWVKRWPLVKSEKFQKLFGWGDFYSNIKTVRLNLLITGKIVDHSNGTFSVYFRHNSTGQGNVSVSLVPPAKAVEFDLERQSVVYPKDSKTFTCRVDYEKVERSERTSLCSYDPSKTCLQGQTQSYISWICSRPLRVICIYISFYSTDYRLVQKVCPDYNYHNAVPYLPSG, from the exons ATGCGCTCTCCGGAGGGGTTGGCTTTGCTCCTCTTCAGCGGGACAGTGTGTCTG TCGGTTCTTGGCCAGCCGCATGCCCAGGACCACTCGTCTCCCGTCCAATCCGACGCAGCGGACGCCGAGCTCCAGGACGGAGCCGCCCCCTTTCCCAGATGGAAACGGTCCATCAACACAAAGATTCCCAGCAGCTTCCTCCTGGAGCTCAACAGTCGCTTCCCAAAGGATGCCAAGCAGGAGCACTCGGATGGCCGAGCTCAGTCCTGGGTTAAACGGTGGCCTCTCGTGAAGTCCGAAAAGTTCCAAAAGCTGTTTGGCTGGGGAGACTTCTACTCCAACATCAAAACGGTGCGCCTGAACCTGCTCATCACCGGCAAGATCGTGGACCACAGCAACGGAACGTTCAGTGTCTACTTCCGCCACAACTCCACAGGCCAGGGCAACGTCTCCGTAAGCCTGGTGCCGCCGGCGAAGGCGGTGGAGTTTGACCTGGAGCGCCAAAGCGTGGTCTACCCCAAGGACTCCAAGACCTTCACCTGCCGCGTAGACTACGAGAAGGTGGAGCGCAGCGAGCGCACCTCACTGTGCAGCTACGACCCGTCGAAGACCTGCTTGCAGGGCCAGACACAAAGTTACATCTCATGGATCTGCTCCAGACCCCTCAGGGTCATCTGCATCTATATCTCCTTCTACAGCACGGACTACAGGCTGGTCCAGAAGGTCTGTCCGGACTACAATTACCACAATGCAGTGCCCTACCTGCCCTCAGGCTAG